The Candidatus Celerinatantimonas neptuna DNA segment TGCGTTGGATAAAGCGATTGAGCAAACTCATTCGGATGTCCAAAAGATGATGTCGCGTTTAGGGACTGAGCTTCCCCAGGATGTGCTGTCTATTTTTGAAGTTTATCAGGGCATGCTCAATGATGCGGGTTTTTTAAAAGCACTTCGTTTGAAGATTAAGCAGGGATATACGGCGGTAAGTGCGTTGCAATTGGTTCGGGATGATTATCTGAGTCAGTTTGAGGCAATGAGTGATACGTATCTCAGAGAACGTGCAATTGACTTACGGGATCTCTGCCAGCGAATTTATACACATTTGAGTCGGCCTCACTCGATTGTCCCTAAACAGGGTAAATTTGTTTTAGTTGCTGAGGAGGTTACAGCAACGATGTTGGGTGATTTCCCTAAGAGCCAGTTAATGGGGTTTATCTCGCAGCGAGGTGCAGCTAATTCTCATGCTGCTATTTTAGCCCGAGCAATGGGGATCCCTGCTGTACTCGGTTTTACTGCGGAAATGGAGACTCTTGATAGGCAACTCTTGATTGTTGATGGCTATCAGGGGCTTGTTTTCGTTTCTCCTGATGCGATTCTACGTTCAGAATACCGGCAATTGTTACGTGATGAAGAAGAGATTAATGCTCAGATTAATCGCGATTTAGAGCAGGTTGCCTGTACGCTTGATGGTTATCATCTGGAACTTTTAATCAATGCCGGATTAAGTTCTGATGCGGATCGTGCTGAAAGCAAATCAGATGGCGTGGGGCTCTATCGCACGGAAGTTCCTTTTCTACTTCAGAATCGCTTCCCATCTGAAACGGAGCAGTTTCAGAGTTATCTGCGGATCCTGAATCGGTTTAAAGGTAAACCGGTCTGCATGAGAACTCTGGATGTTGGTGGTGATAAACAATTACCGTACTTTCCTATTCAGGAAGAGAATCCTTTTTTAGGCTGGCGCGGAATTCGAATGACTTTGGATCATCCGGAAATTTTCCTTGTGCAATGCCGGGCGATGTATCGAGCTTCATTAAGCCAGTCTAACCTGTCAATTATGCTTCCTATGATTAGTAGTATTGGGGAAGTAGAGCGCGCAACGCAATTGTTAGACAGAGCCTGGAATGAGGTTCTTGAAGAGGTCGGCCATTCACGCAGTGTCACTCGTCCGGCTCTTGGCGTTATGCTGGAAGTTCCTTCTGCACTTTGGATTTTACCTGAGCTGGCTAAACGAGTTTCATTCTGGTCTGTCGGAACGAATGATTTAACGCAGTATCTTTTGGCGGTTGACCGGAGTAATGCTCATGTATCGGGATTGTACTCAACGTATCATCCAGCTGTTGTCAGGGCCCTTAATTTTATTATTCGACAGGGGAAAGAACTAAATGTTTCGCTGAGTGTTTGTGGTGAGATGGCTGGTGAACCTCTTGGCGTTTTAATGCTATTGGTTCTTGGGTATAGACGACTGAGTATGAGTAGTTTTAATCTGGCAAGGATTAAATATTTGATTCGGCGGATTAGTATTGCAGAATTAGAGGCTCTTAAAGAGCCATTGCTTGCGTCTGAAACTCCCGAAGAAGTTGCTCAGTTATTGCAATGCTATCTTGAATCTAAGGATTTGATGCAGTTGGTCCGTTTGCAGAATGACTGATTTAAATTCAAGGTGTTATTAAGGTTAGCAACTATAATCAAAGTTTTTAAATGCCTGCATGATGACTAAAGTTTGTTTATAAAATACATACTCAAAATCAAGTTAGCGGTGGGATTAGTAGCAATTTGCTCAGTTGTGTAGTCTACTGAGCTTTTTATTTTAAGGTATTTTTGTGTGAAGACTCCGTTCCATTTCCCTCATATTGATCCGATTGCGTTTAGTTTAGGGCCGATTAAAGTTCATTGGTACGGCTTGATGTATTTATTGGGTTTCCTCTTTGCAATGTATTTTGCCAATCGACATGCGGATAAAAAAGATAATGACTGGACCCGGGCTCAAGTAAGTGATCTCCTCTTTTATAGCTTTTTAGGCGTTATTTTAGGAGGCAGGATTGGTTATGTATTGTTCTACCAATTTGATTATTTTATTTCGAATCCCCTTTATCTGTTTAAGATCTGGGATGGTGGCATGTCATTTCATGGCGGGTTAATCGGCGTTATTTTAGCCATGCTTTATTTTGCACGGAAAACGAATCGAGCTTTCTTTGTCGTGGCTGATTTTGTGGCACCTTTAGTTCCATTTGGCTTGGGTGCAGGGCGGATCGGTAATTTTATTAATGGTGAGTTGTGGGGGCGGGTGACTACCATGCCGTGGGGTGTTATTTACCCTGATGCCGGTCCTCTACCCCGTCATCCTTCTGAGCTGTATGAGTTTTGCTTAGAAGGGGTGTTGCTGCTGATTATTCTTATGACTTATGCAAGGCGTAAACCACCGGTGGGCGCTGTATCTGGCCTGTTTTTGCTGGCTTATGGTTGTTTTCGGTTTTTTGCTGAATTTTTCCGCCAGCCTGATCCGCAACTTGGCTATTTAACCTTTGGCTTAACGATGGGACAGATCTTATCGACACCAATGATTGTGATTGGTCTGATTATTATGATCTGGGCTTATCGTCGTCACAGAGCAAAAGTTTCATCAAACTAATTTGCTTTTCATCTTGGGATGTCTTATGAATCCCCGGCCTATCGATGCATAGGCCGGATTTAGGCCTAAGGGGGCGCAGTAAGTCTGATACTTATACTGAAAAGCTAGCAGAAGCTCCTGAATGTGGTATCCGAGTGTTGCTTCTATCTTTCACCATGCCAGAAGGTGAGCACTGTCGTGCGTTGTAACAATAGCTAGATTTGATGAGAATCAAAAATCACTCATTTTTACTGATACCAGCGTTATCCTCCGTTAAGCTGATAAAGCTAACTGCACCTTTTGTTGTTCCCGTCTCTGAGCCCGCTCTGCCTCGCTATAAGTCTGCAAAATATCTGATACAGGAATGTTCGTTGCATTTCTGTGACGGTAGCGTTGAGTTACGTACATTTTGTGATTGTGCGACGAAGGTCGATTGATATGATATTACGTATTGTACTGAAATATATGTATTTATGCTGAGATTCGGTACGTTATTTATTTCGTTAGCAGCTACTTAACTGGGCGTTAGTCTCAACAATTACCAGTCCTATACCGAGGAGATAATCATGGGATGGAAAAAGCATGCAAATGTAGTTCAATATGGTGAGGCTGGCTGGGAAAATTATGTAAGTAAGTCAAGTAATACCTCGCTCCAAGAGGCTATGCGGATAGCCTTTGCTAATCCAGACATAACATTCTTTTTCTACTGCCGCGAACATATGGTTCTTGACGGTTCAGCAGCACAATATGGCCCTTTGGAGTCTGGTGATGCAGTATTTTTTAAAGGTGAGCCTGAGTATGGTAGTGCGTCGCAATGCGATGTTTATGAGAAAACGGCTATATCCACTATCTATATCTCACCAACTGATAATAAACAGTTCCAGGATATTGGTTGCTATGTTTCTGCTGATGGTATACCCGCAATTGATGTGGTGTGCATTTTTGCTGGAAACTACGCTACTGATACCGTTCCTATGTTAAGGGAGAACAACAATCCTCAAGCAAAACATCCGTTCAATCAAAACATCCAGAATGTCTTGACGTCTGGATTGGTAAACTCTCTACAAGCCAAGGGTATTACGGTGTTGCTTACGGTCATGAATGCCCACACACAAACAGGATGGTCTCAATTTACCGACCAAAGTACGGCTCAAAATTTTGTGAACTATCTCAACACCGATGTAATATCCGCTTTTGGTTTAGATGGAATTGATATCGATGATGAATACAGTGAAGGCCCAGCCTACGACACTTCTCTCCCGATGGTTACCACACTTATGAAAGAAACAATGCCCAATAAGCTCATCACCAAGGCGCTTTGGAATGACGGAAGAGTATTCAAATCAAATTGGAACGGCCATACCCTGGGGGCCAATCTAAGTTACGGTTGGCAAATGAGTTACTATAACGGAGGTGCGAATTCACGTCTCAAATACTATTTGGGAAATGGAATCAGTAAAAAGCAGTTATGCCTTGGTTTTTCAGCAGAACCAAAGTTCTCGAAGGAATGGAAAACTATTGGTCCTCAAGCATCGGCGACGATTTCTGAAGGGTATGGTGGGGGAATGATGTTTGACTACGAAAACCAACCGGAAAGTATAACCCTTATGAAGGCTATGGTAGAAGGCATGAATGGTGCTGATAGTTGGAAAGAAGAGCCGGATTGTAACTAATTGCGTGTCCATTTTAGTTGACCTCTATAAATTATTGCGAGCAAGGAACATGAAGCTTTCAAAGTCGTTAGAAGCCTCTCTTAAAAAAAGATGATCTGAGTAGTTTGGCGGTAAATCTTGGTGAGGTTGGTATTGATGCTCTTTTAAGTAATAGTGTTTTAAAAGATATTCCTATTCTTTCGACCATTGTTGGAAGCATCCATGCAATCGGTAGCGTACGAGATGCTCTGTTTGCAAAAAAGCTTGTTTCTTTTCTTTCTGAGTTATCTGATATTTCAGCCAGAGAACGTCGGAGAATGATCGAGTCAATTGATAACTCAGATGATTATAAAATAAAGGTTGGAGAAAAACTCATCTACATCATAGAACGAGTAGAGGACTACTATAGTAGTAAAATTATTGCAATTTTTTTGCTGAGTGATCTGCTCCAGCCAGACTGGACACTTCATTAAGCGACATTTTGCTGTTCAAAATTAACTGGGCTTAGATACCCAAGAGCACTGTGCCTTCTCGTCCGATTATAATCAACCTCTATGTACTCGAAGACCGTTTGGCGCATCTCATCTCTGGTCATTATCGGTTCGTATTGAATCGCTTCCACTTTCATCGAATGGAAGAGGCTCTCAACACAAGCATTGTCCCAGCAGTTTCCTTTCCTGCTCATACTTTGCGCTAGATTATAAGCAGTTATGAGGTCTCGATAATCTTTCGAGCAATACTGGCTACCACGATCACTATGAACAATAACTTCCTCTGGGAAGCCTCGACGGAACAGAGCCATTGATAATACATCGCAGACCAGTGTTGCCGTCATCCTCGTATCCATCGACTAACCGATTATTTGTCGTGAGTAAAGGTCAATGATCACAGCCAAATACAGCCAGCCTTCGCTCGTGGCAAGATACGTGATATCTCCCGCCCATTTCTGATTCGGGGCCGTTGCATTAAAGTCCTGAGCTAGCAAGTTCGGAGCTACAGGCATCTTATGCTTGCTGTCCGTTGTACACTTAAACTTGCGTGCCGCTTTCGGCGTTAAATCCTGACGCTTCATGCTGGCTGCAATGGTTTTAACATTATAGCTATCACCGTTCTCAGCCAGTTCTTTCTGGATGCGCCTTGAACCATCTCGACCCTTACTGTTGTCAAAAGCATCTTTAACCTTTGCATCAAACTCTTGGCGAGTTGCTTCGCGTTGAATAGCCTTGTGGCGGTGCTTAATCCAATAATAAAACCCACTTCGAGAAACCTTGAACACTTTAACCATGCGGACAACAGTGAAGCACTGCAGGTGTTCGAGCATGAATTCATAGCAATCTACTTTAGATTTTTCGCGAAGTAGGTGGCGGCCTTTTTTACGATATCTAGCTCTTCTGCTTGTTCTGCCAACTGCCTTTTGAGCTTGGCTACTTCAGCGGCTAGCTTTTGTTCTCGCTGACTGGTTGTAGTGTCTTTCTTTACAGTCTTGCGCCAAGCATAGAGCTGAGATTCATGTAAGGAGAGCTGTCTTGCTGCCGCAGCGACTCCCACTTTCTCAGCTAGCTTCAGAGTTTCGGCTTTAAATTCAGGAGAATGGATAATACGTTTCTTCTTGTTTGTCATGGTTCACCTCGTTAGTGATTGTACTCACTTAGCTCAGTGTCCAAAACTGCTGGTGCGGATCAGAGTTCCTTATTGGAGAAATTACATACAATCAATTCCTAAAAGTCAGTCGAATTATCGACAATATGTTTATTGGTGACTTTCTTGAGTTTGCTAACGAATCATCACAGATTATAGATTTTGGTTCCGAAAATACGTTCATTAATACAGGATTAGTTGATGTCAATTTTGAACCTGTGCTTGTTGAAGACAATGATGATTACAAAAGCTTCGAAAATATGTAACAAGCGGAGCAGCAGAGCTATATATTACACCAATCGGTGAGTTTATAAGGTTGGTATTTCGGAGCAAAAATTACAGATAATAAAGTGTTAAATAGGGACTTGCAACACATGTTTTTTAGGTCGAAGTTGGTTTAATGGCTCATTGTGCAGAAAATCATTTTGGATAACAATCGACTCTTAATCCTAATTGTCTTATCAGCTTATAGACCGGTCTAAATCACAATAGACCGGGCTTGATGATTAACTTCTGAGTTAAGGTGAGTGATGAGGTTTTATACCGAGAAAGGGTACTGAATAGCCGGATGGTATTGGTAATTTTCCACTTTAAAATCATCTAGTGTGACCCAGGTTTCCAGATCCTCTAATGTTTTTATATCGGGATTAATGGAAAAACTGGGTGAATCAAATGGTGTACGCTTGAGTTGAATATCACGCATTTGTTCAAGCTGATCTTCATAAATATGAGCATTCACGATTTTATGGAATACTTTCCCGGGTTTATGGCCGGTAATTTGGGCTATGATTGCCAGAAGAAAATAGGCCTGTACCATATTGAAATTTAATCCCAGAGGGACATCACAACTACGCTGTGTGCTATTTAAATAAAGCGTATCACCAAGCAGCGAAAAGTGGTGGCTATACATACACGGTCTCAGACATGCCCTGTGAAATATGCCCGGGTTATAAAAGGTGAGTATTTCTCCCCTGTTATCTATTCCCTGTTTTAAATCATTCACAATGTTTTGAAGTAGATCGATACGGGTTCCTTCTGGAGTTCTCCAGGCCCGGCCTACTGCACCATAAGCTTCACCAATATCATCTTCCCCCTTCCGGTAAGGATTTTTGAGCCAATCGGCATTTTCATTAGCATTGGCATCCCAGGTCTTTGTCCCTATTTTTCGAAAATCAGCTGCGTTATCGTAACCTCTCAGATAACCGATCATTTCTGCAATGGCTGCTTTCCAGAAGCTTTTGCGGGTGGTGACTAACGGGAATTGATGATGGGCGATGTCATAACTGAGATCCGCATTGATGACGGTGAGGCATCGTTTCCCTGTCCGTTTATTGTCGACCCAGACACCTTCATTGACAATCCGTCGACATAAGTCTAAATACTGCTTCATGCGCGAGTGATTTCTAAGTTGCGTAATAAAGAAATATTTTAACATACAGGGGTTTCTTTTAATTCTATTAATTGTCGTAAGGTGCCCGAATCGACTGATGAGAGGGTCGGATATCGTTTGTTTTCACCGTAACCTGCTATATTTAATGGATATTCAAAATAAACAGGTTTACTGTTATTAAGTCCTATCTTTAATCTAAACAATTGTTTTCTTCAATCATTGAAGATTTATGCATCGGTAAAACCGAATATATGTTTAGTTAGAATTGAGTTTTATTATAATTTGTAGTGACTACACTAGTTAACGTATATGTGTAAAAAACGAAGGATGGTTAAGTGAGAGCATTTATTGATCGCTTTTTAAGGATGGAAGCTGCCAGTGGTATCTTGTTGATTATTGCTGCAGTTGCGGCAATGTTAATGGCTAACTCTCCTTTGAAAGACGCTTATGTTCATCTTTTTGAGACGCCATTACAGGTTCGTATTGATGGGTTGAATATCGATAAACCTTTGTCTTTGTGGGTTAATGATGGTCTTATGGCGATTTTTTTCCTCGTTATTGGGCTTGAAGTAAAGCGTGAGGTTTTAGAAGGAGCCCTGTCGAATTGGCGTACGGCAAGCCTGCCTATTTTTGCAGCCGTGGGGGGGATGGTCGTTCCTGCTCTTATCTATCTGTTTTTTAACCATGATTCTGTAGCTCTTAAAGATGGTTGGGCGATTCCTGCTGCAACAGATATTGCCTTTGCATTAGGGATTATGGCGTTACTGGGTAAGCGTGTTCCAGCCAGTTTAAAAGTATTCTTACTGGCACTGGCTATTGCTGATGATCTTGGTGTTGTGATCATCATCGCTCTGTTTTATACCAAAGGACTTTCATTAGTTGCTCTGGCATGGGCTGGTGTTGCTTTACTTGGCCTGATCGCATTGAATCGTCGCGGATATGCTGGTCTTACACCTTATATGCTCTTGGGTGTTGTGTTGTGGGTGGCTGTTTTAAAATCAGGTGTTCATGCAACGTTAGCGGGTGTTGTACTTGGTTTTACGATACCTCTTCGTATTAAAGGTCGGGATATTTCACCTCTTGAATCACTTGAACATGCACTTCACTCGGTTTCTGCATTTGTTATTCTGCCTTTGTTTGCATTTGCCAATGCAGGAATAACGTTGGGGCAGACTGAAGTTGGTTTTCATTTCCCACTTTCATTAGGCATTATTTGTGGTTTGTTTCTCGGTAAACCTATTGGTATTACATTTGCTTGTTGGTTGGCGATTAAACTGAAATTTGCCAGACTTCCTGAAGGAACCCGTGTTGCCCAACTCGTTGCAACCTCAATTCTGGCTGGGATCGGGTTTACTATGTCGATTTTCATTTCATCTCTGGCATTTCCTCAGATGCAGCACTGGGTGGATCAGGCTCGTTTGTCTGTATTGATTGGGTCGTTGCTTGCTGCATGTTTGGGGTATGTTTTATTACGCATGAGTACTCAAAGACCGGTCATTGTACCGATTGAAAAGGACCCAATATGATCTTGGTCGGACCCAATAATTATTGGATGATAAACGGGTGTAACTTTGACGATAGATGAACTATCTATTGGCTGGACTTTAGGATTGAGATGGCACATTTAAATTATAATCATCTTTATTATTTCTGGATGACATATAAACGGGGCTCGGTAACTGCTGCTGCCCAGGCTTTGTTTTTGACACCTCAAACTGTGACCGGTCAAATTAAACTTTTGGAAGATCGCCTAAATGGAGCGTTGTTTATTCGTAAAGGGCCTAAGATTACCCCAACAGAGTTGGGGCAGCTGGTATTTAAATATGCGGATAAAATGTTCTCTTTAAGTTATGAGATGTTGGAGATCGTTCATTATTCGAATCAGGAAAGTCTTCAGTTTGATGTAGGCGTCGCAGATGCATTATCGAAAGGGTTAGCATCCAAAGTACTGATGTCGGTTATGCCTAATGATGGGAAAATGCAGTTACGTTGTATTGAATCGACCCATGAGATGTTACTTTCCCAGTTAAGTGAGCATAAGCTGGATATGATCCTATCTGATTGTGCATTGGATAGTGATAAGCAGGATACTTTATTCAGTAAATGGCTCGGAGAGTGTGGTGTTGCATTTTTTAGTGCCAGCTCAGTGGATAATGTTTCTTTTCCTGCCTGTCTTGAAAAACGTAATTTATTGATTCCTTCAAGACGAAGTGCTCTGGGACGAAAATTATTAAGTTGGTTTGAACAGGTTGGCTTATCGGTGACAATCATGGGAGAATTTGACGACGCGGCCTTAATGACGGCTTTTGGTTCGACTTCTGATGGGATTTTTGTTGCTCCGGCTGTCTATACCGAAGAGATTATGATGGATAAACGTATTCATTTGTTGGGAATGACTGATGATATTAAAGAAGAATATTATGTCATTTTTGCCCAAAGAATGATTCAACATCCTGCTGTTAAACGGCTTTGCCAAAGCGATTTTGGTGAATTGTTTGCGGGTATAGGTTAGGGCTGGTTTTAGTTTGGTTGTATTTTTGAAAGATATTGGGCACGAAATATATCGTCTGCATTATTTTATGCCTCATTTTCAATAAGTTTTTGTATAACATATAGTTAAAGATAATGGGTACCTAGGAATAGGCTGAAATGAGCAATATTGATATTCAGGATATGCAAGAGAATGCTCTAGAGGCATTAGGTCTTATTAAGGCATTGGCAAATGAACACCGGCTTATGATCCTTTGCTATCTGGTCGATGGGGAGTTATCTGTTGGTGAGTTGAATAAAAGAGTGACTTTAAGTCAATCGGCTCTGTCGCAGCATTTAGCCTGGTTGAGAAAAGAAGGGCTTGTGGCAACACGAAAAGAAGCTCAGACAATCTATTATTCGTTAAATAGTAATGAAGCGAGGCGGGTGATGGAATTATTGCATGAGCTGTATTGCAACAGTCACTGACTTTGAGGTAATAAAAAAACCGGCTAAAGCCGGTTTTTTTCAGACTAAAACAATTAAATTAAAGCGCTTTAATCTGAGTGTTTAAGCGACTCATATGACGAGCTGCCTTGTTTTTGTGGATTAGGCCATTGGTAGCGGCACGATCCAAAATAGGTTGTACTTGTTTTAAAGCGCTTTGCGCTGTTTCTTTATCGCCTGCTGCAATCGCTGCAATTACCTTTTTCAGGTAAGTGCGCATCATGGAGCGACGGCTAGCATTGTGCTTACGGCTTTTTTCAGCCTGAACTGCACGTTTTTTCGCTGACTTGATATTAGCCAAGATTTACTCCCGAACACGAATCTCTTTAAAGGCCGTGGAATATGCCTTTATTCCTATAAAATGTCAATCAAAATTTAACCAATCAAGGTGAACTGTTTTTTATTGTCACGCAAGGTTAAACTAGTGCCCAATTTTAGCAGTTTCTATCGGCCTCGTCATGGCTGTTTATAGGGTAAAAGCCAGCTTTGAGTAAAAAATTATTAAAATCTGGAGCGATTGTTAGCTCAATGACGTTGATCTCTCGTGTTTTGGGATTAGTACGGGATATCGTTATCGCTAATTTATTAGGGGCGGGAAGTGCTGCAGACGTTTTTTTCTTTGCAAATCGAATACCTAATTTTCTCCGACGTTTATTTGCTGAAGGTGCTTTTGCCCAAGCGTTTATACCTGTATTTACTCAATATAAACAACAAGATGATGAAGATGCTCTTCGTGAACTAGTGGCAAGAGCCAGTGGAACGCTTGGTTTAATTGTGACATTGGTGACATTAGTCGGCATGTTAGCATCGCCTGTCGTTGCCATGATTTTTGGTACTGGGTGGTTTATAGATTGGCTCCACGGAGGTCCGACTGCCGATAAATTCGTACTGGCATCCTTGCTTTTAAAAATTACCTTTCCATATTTGTGGTTCATTACGTTTACCGGGATGGCGGGTGCTATTTTAAATAGTTTTGGGCGCTTTGCCGTTGCGTCATTCACACCTGTTTTTTTGAATGTTTCAATGATTGCTGCTGCCTTGTTTTATGCACCTCATTTAGCCAGACCCGAAATAGGGCTTGCATGGGGGGTATTTCTGGGGGGGGTCTTGCAGTTTGCATTTCAGTTACCGTTTTTGCTTCGTTTGAAAATGCTTTGTCGTCCCCGTTGGGGATGGCGGCATGAAGGCGTGACGAGAATTCGTCAGCTGATGTTACCAGCTTTATTTGGCGTATCGGTTAGCCAGATTAATTTGTTATTCGATACCTTTATGGCTAGTTTCCTGGTCAGCGGTTCGATCAGTTGGTTGTATTACTCTGATCGTCTTTTGGAATTTCCTTTAGGTTTATTCGGTATTGCTATTGCTACCGTGATCCTCCCAACGTTGTCGGAGCGCCATGTGGATCAGGACCCTAAAGAGTTCCGTTTAACGATGGACTGGGCCGTTCGTATGGTTGGGTTGCTTGGCATTCCGGCGATGGCAGGTATGATCGTATTGGCAACCCCTATGTTACGTGTTTTATTTATGAGAGGTGCTTTTGATCAGAGTGATGTATTGCATGCCGCTCATAGTTTGATTGCTTTTTCTTCCGGGTTATTGTTTTTCATGCTGATTAAAGTATTTGCACCAGGCTACTATGCACGTCAGGATACTAAAACGCCGGTTCGCTACGGTATTGTTGCGATGTTCTCTAACATGATTTTTAATGTTATCTTCGTTCTTCCGTTTGGTTATGTCGGCATGGCAATGGCAACAGCACTATCGGCATTTTTGAATGCGTCTTTGCTATATTATGGGCTTACAAAATCAGGAATATATTCATTGAGCCGTTATACATTGATTTTTTTACTGCGTGTTGTGATAAGTAGTTTGGTGATGGCGGCTGTATTGTATTTTTGGTTACCAGACTGGTCTCAATGGTTACACCTTCGCTGGTTACATTGTGCCGGATTACTGGCTGCTGCAATTGTCGTGGCGATTGTCGTCTATGGGGGATGTTTGGTAGCCTTAGGTGGACGGATCTCGCATCTTAAAAGTAGTTATGGGGCTGTATCTGATGATTAAACAGGCTATAATCCGGCGATTTAAAATGGATTGTTAGGCAGATATGTCATGAAATTGATTCGCGGCATTCACAATATCCGCCCTGAACATGCTAATTGTGTTTTGACCATTGGTAATTTTGATGGTGTTCATTTGGGCCATCAAAGTGTCATCGAACAAGTATTGGTTAAAGCAAAAGAGTTGAATACACAATCATCGGTGATGTTGTTTGAACCTCAGCCAAGAGAGTTTTTTTCACCGACGAATGCCCCTGAGCGTGTGAGTTCTTTTCGCGATAAATATCAGAAAATTGCTCAGTTAGGGGTCGATCAGTTATTGGTCATTCGTTTTTGCAGCAAGTTTGCCCGGCTAACTGCTGAGCAATTTGTACAGCAATTATTGGTTAAGCAGTTGGCTGTTCGTCATTTGGTTATTGGGGATGATTTTCGCTTCGGTCTTAAAAGACTCGGTGATTTTTCAATGCTAGAACGCTCGGGTGTCGAATATGGATTTTCAGTGGGGAGTACACAATCTTTTTGTTCTTTGGGACTCAGAGTGAGTAGTACTTTGCTGCGAAAAGCATTGTCTGATGGGCATTTTAATCAGGTTAAACATCTGTTAGGTCGTGCTTATACTATTCAGGGTAAAGTGGGGCATGGTGCAAAATTAGGGCGGCAATTGGGTTTTCCAACTGCAAATCTTCGTCTGCCCAGGTCATCGAGTCCCTTACAAGGGGTTTTTGCCGTTGTTGTGAGATCGGTCAATGGACAGCATGTCAATTGGCCTGCGATTGCCAATGTGGGGAAAAGACCTTCAGCGAATGGGCAGGAATTATTGTTGGAAGTCCATATTCTGGATCGTCAGGAATTTTTATATGGGCAACGTTTGGTGGTCGAACCACTAATCAAGTTAAGAGATGAAGTGAAATTTAATTCGTTGGATATATTGCAACAGCATGTAAATTCAGATATCCAACGGGCAAAGGTTTGGTTTGAGAGCCAAGATTATTGAATTGGAACTATGGATCGATGAGCGATTATAAAGATACGTTAAATCTGCCGAGCACGGAATTTCCGATGCGCGGTAATATGGCAAAACGTGAGCCAGCGATGCTAAAACGTTGGCAGGAAAAAGGTCTCTATCAGGCGATTAGAGCGGCGAAAAAAGGTAAAAAATCTTTTATTCTTCATGATGGTCCCCCGTATGCGAACGGTACATTACATTTAGGCCATGCCGTTAATAAAATTCTTAAAGATTTTATTATTAAATCAAAAACATTGTCTGATTTCGATTCCCCATATATTCCGGGATGGGATTGTCATGGTTTACCTATCGAGTTGCAAGTTGAGAAAAAAGTAGGCAAACCAGGACGGAAAGTAACCGCTGGGGAATTTCGTGAGAAGTGCCGCGAGTATGCTGCTAAGCAGATCGATGGTCAACGCCAGGATTTTATTCGAATGGGGG contains these protein-coding regions:
- the hlyU gene encoding Transcriptional activator HlyU, whose translation is MSNIDIQDMQENALEALGLIKALANEHRLMILCYLVDGELSVGELNKRVTLSQSALSQHLAWLRKEGLVATRKEAQTIYYSLNSNEARRVMELLHELYCNSH
- the murJ gene encoding putative lipid II flippase MurJ, which produces MTLISRVLGLVRDIVIANLLGAGSAADVFFFANRIPNFLRRLFAEGAFAQAFIPVFTQYKQQDDEDALRELVARASGTLGLIVTLVTLVGMLASPVVAMIFGTGWFIDWLHGGPTADKFVLASLLLKITFPYLWFITFTGMAGAILNSFGRFAVASFTPVFLNVSMIAAALFYAPHLARPEIGLAWGVFLGGVLQFAFQLPFLLRLKMLCRPRWGWRHEGVTRIRQLMLPALFGVSVSQINLLFDTFMASFLVSGSISWLYYSDRLLEFPLGLFGIAIATVILPTLSERHVDQDPKEFRLTMDWAVRMVGLLGIPAMAGMIVLATPMLRVLFMRGAFDQSDVLHAAHSLIAFSSGLLFFMLIKVFAPGYYARQDTKTPVRYGIVAMFSNMIFNVIFVLPFGYVGMAMATALSAFLNASLLYYGLTKSGIYSLSRYTLIFLLRVVISSLVMAAVLYFWLPDWSQWLHLRWLHCAGLLAAAIVVAIVVYGGCLVALGGRISHLKSSYGAVSDD
- the nhaR gene encoding Transcriptional activator protein NhaR, which produces MAHLNYNHLYYFWMTYKRGSVTAAAQALFLTPQTVTGQIKLLEDRLNGALFIRKGPKITPTELGQLVFKYADKMFSLSYEMLEIVHYSNQESLQFDVGVADALSKGLASKVLMSVMPNDGKMQLRCIESTHEMLLSQLSEHKLDMILSDCALDSDKQDTLFSKWLGECGVAFFSASSVDNVSFPACLEKRNLLIPSRRSALGRKLLSWFEQVGLSVTIMGEFDDAALMTAFGSTSDGIFVAPAVYTEEIMMDKRIHLLGMTDDIKEEYYVIFAQRMIQHPAVKRLCQSDFGELFAGIG
- the rpsT gene encoding 30S ribosomal protein S20 translates to MANIKSAKKRAVQAEKSRKHNASRRSMMRTYLKKVIAAIAAGDKETAQSALKQVQPILDRAATNGLIHKNKAARHMSRLNTQIKAL
- the nhaA gene encoding Na(+)/H(+) antiporter NhaA, which produces MRAFIDRFLRMEAASGILLIIAAVAAMLMANSPLKDAYVHLFETPLQVRIDGLNIDKPLSLWVNDGLMAIFFLVIGLEVKREVLEGALSNWRTASLPIFAAVGGMVVPALIYLFFNHDSVALKDGWAIPAATDIAFALGIMALLGKRVPASLKVFLLALAIADDLGVVIIIALFYTKGLSLVALAWAGVALLGLIALNRRGYAGLTPYMLLGVVLWVAVLKSGVHATLAGVVLGFTIPLRIKGRDISPLESLEHALHSVSAFVILPLFAFANAGITLGQTEVGFHFPLSLGIICGLFLGKPIGITFACWLAIKLKFARLPEGTRVAQLVATSILAGIGFTMSIFISSLAFPQMQHWVDQARLSVLIGSLLAACLGYVLLRMSTQRPVIVPIEKDPI
- the ribF gene encoding Bifunctional riboflavin kinase/FMN adenylyltransferase, which translates into the protein MKLIRGIHNIRPEHANCVLTIGNFDGVHLGHQSVIEQVLVKAKELNTQSSVMLFEPQPREFFSPTNAPERVSSFRDKYQKIAQLGVDQLLVIRFCSKFARLTAEQFVQQLLVKQLAVRHLVIGDDFRFGLKRLGDFSMLERSGVEYGFSVGSTQSFCSLGLRVSSTLLRKALSDGHFNQVKHLLGRAYTIQGKVGHGAKLGRQLGFPTANLRLPRSSSPLQGVFAVVVRSVNGQHVNWPAIANVGKRPSANGQELLLEVHILDRQEFLYGQRLVVEPLIKLRDEVKFNSLDILQQHVNSDIQRAKVWFESQDY